A window of Metabacillus sp. B2-18 contains these coding sequences:
- the rluB gene encoding 23S rRNA pseudouridine(2605) synthase RluB: MERLQKVIAHAGIASRRKAEELILEGKVKVNGKVVKELGIKVTDQDRVEVEGIPLEREEPVYLLLYKPTGVISAVKDDKGRKVVTDFFPYIKQRIYPIGRLDYDTSGVLLLTNDGEFANILMHPKYEVEKSYVAKVKGIPTREKVRQLERGIHLEDGKTAPAHVKVLSVDKKKGTCIVELKIHEGRNRQVRRMLEAIGHPVMKLKREKFAFLNLSGLATGDSRELTPHEVKQLRALAQHGKQA; the protein is encoded by the coding sequence ATGGAACGCTTACAAAAAGTAATTGCTCATGCTGGTATAGCTTCTAGACGTAAGGCTGAGGAATTAATTTTAGAAGGAAAAGTAAAAGTGAACGGGAAAGTTGTGAAGGAACTTGGAATTAAAGTTACGGATCAAGACCGAGTAGAAGTTGAAGGTATTCCACTAGAGCGGGAAGAACCAGTTTATTTACTTCTTTATAAACCAACTGGTGTTATTTCAGCTGTTAAGGATGATAAAGGAAGAAAGGTTGTTACAGACTTTTTCCCTTACATAAAACAGAGAATCTACCCAATCGGTAGACTGGACTATGATACATCTGGAGTCCTTTTATTAACAAATGATGGTGAATTTGCCAATATATTAATGCATCCAAAATATGAGGTAGAGAAATCTTATGTTGCAAAAGTAAAAGGAATTCCAACAAGAGAAAAGGTTCGTCAGCTTGAGCGAGGTATTCATCTTGAAGATGGGAAAACAGCGCCTGCACATGTGAAAGTATTATCTGTTGATAAAAAGAAGGGAACATGTATTGTAGAATTAAAAATCCATGAAGGACGTAATCGTCAAGTAAGACGCATGCTTGAAGCGATTGGTCATCCGGTAATGAAACTAAAAAGAGAAAAATTTGCCTTTTTAAATTTAAGTGGACTAGCAACAGGTGATTCTAGGGAGCTAACTCCACATGAAGTAAAACAGCTTCGAGCTCTTGCACAACATGGAAAACAGGCATAG
- a CDS encoding nucleoside recognition domain-containing protein has protein sequence MVNLIWVLLTVIGIVFAMFNGTMDEVNEAIFKGGKEAVTISIGLISVLVFWLGLMKVAEEAGLLEKLGNLFKPIVTRLFPEVPPDHPAMGYMLSNMMANLFGLGNAATPLGIKAMEQLKVLNGGSDKASRSMITFLAINTSSLTLIPTTVIAIMMTYGSSSPTSIVGPTLIATFLSTVGAIMIDRFFYYRRNRKG, from the coding sequence ATGGTTAATTTAATATGGGTGTTATTAACAGTTATTGGGATCGTTTTTGCCATGTTTAATGGAACAATGGATGAAGTAAACGAAGCAATTTTTAAAGGTGGAAAAGAGGCAGTTACTATTTCAATTGGATTGATTAGTGTGTTGGTATTTTGGCTAGGTTTAATGAAGGTTGCTGAAGAAGCTGGATTATTAGAAAAACTAGGTAATTTGTTTAAGCCGATTGTGACAAGATTGTTTCCCGAAGTACCACCAGATCATCCTGCTATGGGCTATATGCTCTCAAATATGATGGCGAACCTTTTTGGACTAGGTAATGCGGCAACACCGCTTGGGATTAAAGCGATGGAACAGCTAAAAGTACTAAATGGAGGATCTGACAAAGCTAGTCGTTCGATGATTACCTTTTTAGCCATTAATACTTCAAGCTTAACCTTAATTCCAACTACAGTCATTGCCATTATGATGACCTATGGCTCATCGTCACCAACCAGTATAGTAGGACCAACTTTAATTGCAACATTTCTATCAACTGTCGGGGCAATCATGATAGATCGATTCTTTTATTACAGGAGAAACAGAAAAGGGTGA
- the ccsB gene encoding c-type cytochrome biogenesis protein CcsB produces the protein MAALSSTLLEVAFIIYLVAIFLFGGSIRDKRNKSDKISKWTIAAVAATILGFLSQLGYFITRWIASGHAPVSNLFEFTTAFGMMLVLAFIILFFIYRVAILGLFTLPIVVLIIAYGSMFPTDINPLIPSLQSHWLYIHVTTAALGQAILAISAVAGIIHLVTVVDQTKASKKTFWLESIMYVLVVTLGFIIITSTFRGLDYQADFNWIDKNEQEAVMTYTIPALVGPHKGELVTDGKFEPLVKMPAIISAVKLNTVIWSVIVGTILYGLVRLIFRKRIGQMIKPFTKNVNLELVDEIGYRSVAIGFPVFTLGALIFAMIWAQIAWTRFWGWDPKEVWALITWLFYAAYLHLRLSKGWHGEKSAWLAVVGFAIIMFNLIFVNLVIAGLHSYA, from the coding sequence GTGGCAGCATTAAGTAGTACATTATTAGAGGTTGCTTTTATTATCTATTTAGTTGCTATCTTTTTGTTCGGTGGCTCCATTCGTGATAAAAGAAATAAATCGGATAAAATAAGTAAGTGGACAATTGCAGCCGTTGCAGCAACCATCTTAGGTTTTCTATCACAACTAGGTTACTTCATCACAAGATGGATTGCATCAGGACATGCACCTGTTAGTAACTTATTTGAATTTACAACAGCTTTTGGTATGATGCTTGTTCTTGCTTTTATTATCTTATTCTTTATTTATAGGGTGGCAATTTTAGGTTTATTTACTCTACCTATTGTCGTATTAATTATTGCATACGGTAGTATGTTTCCAACGGATATAAATCCACTAATCCCATCACTACAAAGTCATTGGTTATATATTCATGTGACAACAGCTGCCTTAGGGCAAGCGATTTTAGCTATTAGTGCTGTGGCAGGAATTATTCACCTTGTGACAGTTGTTGATCAAACAAAAGCATCAAAGAAAACCTTTTGGTTGGAATCTATTATGTACGTCCTTGTTGTAACACTAGGATTCATTATTATAACAAGTACATTTAGAGGTCTTGATTATCAAGCAGATTTTAATTGGATTGATAAAAATGAGCAAGAAGCTGTTATGACTTATACGATACCGGCATTAGTAGGACCGCATAAGGGTGAACTAGTGACAGATGGAAAGTTTGAACCATTAGTTAAGATGCCTGCAATCATTTCTGCAGTAAAACTTAACACAGTTATATGGTCAGTTATTGTTGGTACAATTCTATATGGATTAGTTCGACTTATATTCCGAAAACGCATCGGACAAATGATAAAGCCATTCACCAAAAATGTGAACCTTGAGCTTGTTGATGAAATCGGATATCGCTCTGTAGCAATTGGATTTCCAGTGTTTACCCTTGGTGCACTTATCTTTGCGATGATTTGGGCTCAGATTGCCTGGACAAGGTTTTGGGGTTGGGATCCAAAAGAGGTATGGGCTCTTATAACATGGTTATTTTACGCAGCTTATTTGCATCTTCGATTATCAAAAGGATGGCATGGGGAAAAATCAGCTTGGCTTGCAGTTGTAGGTTTTGCGATCATCATGTTTAACTTGATCTTTGTTAACTTAGTTATTGCAGGCTTACACTCATATGCATAA
- a CDS encoding D-alanyl-D-alanine carboxypeptidase family protein codes for MPHIKKVTAGFIIIFLLMGIVPKQTSAVGVSAQTAILIEQESGRILYEKQAHKKMRIASITKIMTAILAIESGKLNEMATVSEQAIRAEGSSVYLQKGEKIKLEDLVYGLMLRSGNDAAVAIAEHVGGSLEGFVVMMNQKAEEIGMSNTEFANPHGLDDHENHYSTAYDMAILTQYAMKNNTYQEISGTETHKAPNPNEKWDRVWHNKNKLLTSLYKYSTGGKTGYTVRAKRTLVSTASKGGMDTIVVTLNDPDDWKDHMNLHNYAFNNYELVNLKHQGTLSDIENEFYDNKVFINRDVLYPLTKEEQENVRINISLQKPQEEWEDLEKVPNVVGELSVKVEEREIADIPIYFDNGKVEKPKGSFWDLFKNLFFAITGVS; via the coding sequence ATGCCGCATATTAAGAAAGTGACAGCAGGTTTTATCATCATTTTTTTGTTAATGGGAATCGTTCCTAAGCAAACATCTGCTGTTGGTGTTAGTGCTCAAACTGCCATATTAATAGAGCAGGAATCTGGAAGAATTCTTTATGAAAAGCAGGCACATAAAAAAATGCGTATTGCTAGTATTACAAAAATCATGACAGCCATTCTTGCCATAGAGTCTGGAAAACTAAATGAAATGGCAACAGTTAGTGAACAAGCCATTCGAGCTGAGGGGTCATCGGTATATTTACAGAAGGGTGAAAAAATTAAACTAGAAGATTTAGTTTATGGACTGATGCTGCGATCTGGAAATGATGCAGCAGTCGCTATTGCTGAACATGTAGGAGGTAGTCTAGAGGGGTTTGTTGTCATGATGAACCAAAAAGCAGAAGAAATTGGGATGTCAAATACTGAATTTGCTAACCCTCATGGGCTTGATGATCATGAAAATCATTATTCAACAGCATATGATATGGCCATTCTAACTCAATATGCAATGAAGAATAATACTTATCAAGAAATTTCTGGGACTGAAACTCATAAAGCTCCTAATCCTAATGAAAAATGGGACAGAGTATGGCATAACAAAAATAAATTGTTAACTAGCCTTTATAAATATAGTACGGGTGGTAAAACGGGTTATACAGTTAGAGCAAAAAGAACGTTGGTTTCAACTGCATCAAAGGGTGGAATGGATACGATTGTGGTAACACTAAATGATCCGGATGATTGGAAAGATCATATGAATCTTCATAACTATGCATTTAATAACTATGAGTTAGTAAATCTAAAGCATCAAGGTACACTTAGTGATATAGAAAATGAATTTTATGATAATAAAGTCTTTATAAACCGAGATGTACTTTACCCGCTTACAAAAGAAGAGCAAGAAAACGTTCGAATTAATATTTCATTGCAAAAACCACAAGAAGAATGGGAAGATCTTGAAAAAGTTCCGAATGTAGTAGGAGAACTGTCTGTCAAAGTTGAAGAGCGAGAGATAGCTGACATCCCGATTTATTTTGATAATGGAAAGGTCGAAAAGCCTAAAGGCTCATTTTGGGATCTTTTTAAAAACTTATTTTTTGCAATAACAGGTGTTAGCTAA
- the resB gene encoding cytochrome c biogenesis protein ResB, translating into MNKVTCECGHANPEGTLLCESCGNPIGEKEKKEDKKLLDMKYEGSARRSQTYKKTFVDKIWNFFSSVKVGVWLIFLTLLASALGTVFPQEMYIPRSVTASEFYKDEYGFLGQIYYELGFHNLYGSWWYMILVASIGISLVIASLDRFVPLYKALKKQGVTRHSSFMKRQRLYSSTATREYDVELLKKRLTSKRYRVRVENGNILAEKGRFSRWGPYVNHCGLILFLFGAMLRFVPGMYVDEVLWVREGETAVIPGTEGRYYLENKDFIMEVYEKNKESEVFEEAITRVGDGSVVKNFQSDVVLYERKGEIVHGATPELTEVKEEEIRVNEPLKFESFSLYQVDYKLNELNKMTFSLIDKETEKIYGKITVDLLDPQTKYDLGNGYKVEISTYLPDFYFDEEGVPATKTRIPDNPAFVFKMFTPETPEGESSFVAIQQTIEPSGENKFKMKFEGIETKDLTALTVRKDLTLWILGVGGAIFMIGVIQGMYWNHRRIWIKREDDKVLIAGHTNKNWYGLSKELKSLVEDTTLNMPKDQKEKE; encoded by the coding sequence ATGAATAAGGTAACATGTGAGTGTGGTCATGCAAATCCGGAAGGAACTCTATTATGTGAATCTTGTGGTAATCCAATAGGAGAAAAAGAGAAAAAAGAAGATAAAAAACTATTGGATATGAAATACGAAGGGTCTGCAAGACGCTCTCAAACATATAAAAAAACATTTGTCGATAAAATTTGGAACTTCTTTTCCTCTGTAAAGGTAGGTGTGTGGTTAATCTTCTTAACCTTATTAGCTTCTGCGTTGGGAACTGTGTTTCCGCAGGAGATGTACATCCCACGATCTGTTACAGCGAGTGAGTTTTATAAAGATGAATATGGCTTTCTTGGCCAAATCTATTATGAATTAGGTTTTCATAATTTATATGGATCATGGTGGTACATGATCTTAGTAGCATCAATAGGGATTTCCTTAGTAATAGCCAGCTTAGACCGCTTTGTTCCTTTATACAAAGCGTTAAAAAAGCAAGGTGTTACAAGACATTCCTCATTTATGAAACGCCAAAGGCTGTATTCTTCCACAGCGACAAGAGAATATGATGTAGAATTACTAAAGAAACGCCTAACTTCAAAGCGCTATCGTGTTCGGGTGGAAAACGGAAATATTTTAGCTGAAAAAGGCCGATTCTCAAGATGGGGTCCCTATGTGAATCATTGTGGGCTAATACTCTTTTTATTTGGTGCTATGCTTCGCTTTGTTCCAGGAATGTATGTTGATGAGGTACTTTGGGTTAGAGAAGGGGAAACAGCGGTTATCCCTGGTACCGAAGGTCGTTATTATCTTGAAAACAAAGATTTTATTATGGAAGTTTACGAGAAAAACAAAGAAAGTGAAGTTTTTGAAGAAGCAATTACACGTGTTGGTGACGGTAGCGTAGTGAAAAATTTCCAATCAGATGTTGTCTTGTATGAAAGAAAAGGGGAAATTGTACACGGAGCAACGCCTGAGTTAACAGAAGTTAAGGAAGAAGAAATTAGAGTAAATGAGCCGTTGAAATTTGAATCATTTTCTCTTTATCAAGTGGACTATAAACTAAATGAACTAAATAAAATGACATTCAGTTTAATAGATAAAGAAACAGAAAAAATCTATGGGAAAATCACGGTAGATCTTTTAGATCCTCAAACAAAATATGATTTAGGAAATGGATATAAAGTTGAAATCTCAACATATTTACCAGACTTCTATTTTGATGAAGAGGGCGTTCCTGCCACGAAAACGAGAATACCTGATAATCCGGCATTTGTTTTTAAAATGTTCACTCCTGAGACTCCTGAGGGAGAGTCAAGTTTTGTAGCTATTCAGCAAACAATTGAACCTTCAGGCGAAAATAAATTTAAAATGAAATTTGAAGGTATAGAAACGAAAGATTTGACAGCGCTGACTGTTCGAAAAGATCTAACACTATGGATACTAGGTGTTGGTGGAGCGATCTTTATGATCGGTGTCATTCAAGGGATGTATTGGAATCACCGACGAATCTGGATTAAGCGTGAAGATGACAAAGTTTTAATTGCGGGTCATACAAATAAAAACTGGTATGGTCTATCTAAAGAGCTTAAAAGTCTAGTAGAAGATACCACTTTGAATATGCCTAAAGATCAGAAAGAAAAAGAATAA
- the resA gene encoding thiol-disulfide oxidoreductase ResA: MKKKRLLMRSIILILLIGALGYTLYSNFFVSKEKVKVGSKAPDFVLVDLEGKEHQLSDYKGKGVFLNFWGTWCKPCEREMPYMDNQYDYYKDQGVEVLAVNIAESNVAVQSFVNKHELSFPIPLDKDRQVLNAYGVGPLPTTFLINPDGVVVDITSGTLTERMIRDYMEKIKP, from the coding sequence ATGAAGAAAAAACGTTTACTTATGCGCTCTATCATATTAATTTTATTAATTGGTGCATTGGGATATACGCTATATTCAAACTTTTTTGTTAGTAAAGAAAAGGTAAAGGTCGGTTCAAAAGCTCCAGATTTTGTATTAGTAGATTTAGAAGGAAAAGAGCATCAACTTTCTGATTACAAAGGAAAAGGAGTGTTCTTAAACTTCTGGGGAACATGGTGCAAGCCATGTGAGCGAGAAATGCCATATATGGACAACCAATATGATTATTATAAGGATCAGGGAGTAGAGGTGTTAGCAGTAAACATTGCTGAGTCAAACGTTGCTGTTCAGAGCTTCGTTAACAAACATGAATTATCTTTCCCAATTCCCCTTGACAAAGATCGTCAAGTATTAAACGCTTATGGAGTTGGACCATTACCAACAACCTTCTTGATTAATCCTGATGGAGTTGTAGTCGATATTACTTCAGGAACCTTAACAGAAAGAATGATTAGAGATTATATGGAAAAGATAAAACCTTAA
- a CDS encoding DUF3907 family protein — protein MDNTLIKAETEKVAFFLENVVEKMTTYMNSVTIRSLEDEVECEKPYLLELLRAARSLLVFCEEALDACRQMIRNSIITPSYARQLFEKIYYQCIERFFHPKNDTWYENSRCSYTDSEMIVFRKTAPPSFVRFIYSLEKDFITIREEIDFGVQSQL, from the coding sequence ATGGACAACACATTAATTAAAGCTGAGACAGAAAAAGTGGCATTCTTTTTAGAAAATGTAGTTGAAAAAATGACAACTTACATGAATTCAGTCACGATACGGTCTTTAGAAGATGAAGTTGAGTGTGAAAAACCATATTTACTTGAGTTACTAAGAGCTGCACGAAGTTTGTTAGTCTTTTGTGAGGAGGCACTTGATGCTTGTCGTCAAATGATAAGAAATTCGATCATAACACCCTCTTATGCAAGGCAGCTATTTGAGAAAATTTATTATCAGTGTATTGAAAGGTTTTTTCATCCCAAAAATGACACATGGTATGAAAATAGTCGTTGTTCTTATACTGATTCAGAAATGATCGTTTTTAGAAAAACTGCCCCTCCCTCATTCGTTCGATTTATTTATTCCTTGGAAAAGGATTTTATAACCATTCGTGAAGAAATAGATTTTGGGGTTCAGTCACAATTATAA
- a CDS encoding response regulator transcription factor yields MEENQFARILVVDDEDRIRRLLRMYLERENYEIEEAENGDEALELALNNEYDLIMLDVMMPGIDGVEVCKQLRERKATPIIMLTAKGEEANRVQGFEAGVDDYIVKPFSPREVVLRVKALLRRSSQTSYLKTETKAKNVIVFPHLSIDHDAHRVTADGNEVSLTPKEYELLYFLAKTPDKVYDREKLLKEVWQYEFFGDLRTVDTHVKRLREKLSKVSPEAAKMIVTVWGVGYKFEVNHT; encoded by the coding sequence ATGGAAGAGAACCAATTTGCCAGAATTTTAGTCGTTGATGATGAAGATCGAATTCGTCGACTTTTACGGATGTATTTAGAAAGAGAAAATTATGAAATTGAAGAAGCTGAGAACGGTGATGAAGCACTTGAATTAGCATTGAACAATGAATACGATTTAATTATGTTAGATGTAATGATGCCTGGTATTGATGGTGTTGAGGTATGCAAGCAATTACGTGAAAGAAAGGCAACACCGATTATTATGTTAACAGCAAAAGGTGAAGAAGCAAACAGGGTACAAGGCTTTGAAGCGGGTGTGGACGATTATATTGTAAAACCTTTCAGCCCGAGAGAAGTTGTTCTAAGGGTAAAAGCATTACTAAGAAGATCTTCTCAAACTTCATATTTAAAAACAGAAACAAAAGCAAAAAATGTAATCGTTTTTCCTCATTTATCAATAGATCATGATGCACATAGAGTAACTGCAGATGGAAATGAAGTTAGTTTAACTCCTAAAGAATATGAATTATTGTATTTTCTGGCTAAAACTCCTGATAAAGTGTATGATCGGGAAAAGTTATTGAAGGAAGTATGGCAATATGAATTTTTTGGTGACTTACGAACAGTGGATACACATGTTAAACGATTAAGAGAGAAGTTGAGTAAAGTTT
- a CDS encoding spore maturation protein, producing MGIIGVISLWIIPVIIGFILIYGTLKKVPTYESFVEGGKEGITISFSIIPYLVGMLVAISVFRASGALEFLMNFMKPALELLNIPAEIVPLAFIRPISGTAALGLTSDIIATYGPDSFIGMLAATMQGSTDTTLYVLTVYFGAVGIRKMGDALKVGLLADLVGIIAAIVIVTLLFA from the coding sequence TTGGGGATTATAGGAGTCATTTCATTATGGATTATACCTGTTATTATTGGTTTTATTCTTATTTACGGTACTTTAAAGAAGGTGCCTACTTACGAATCATTTGTAGAAGGCGGTAAAGAAGGAATTACTATTTCCTTTTCGATCATACCTTACCTTGTAGGGATGTTAGTCGCAATTTCTGTATTTAGAGCTTCGGGTGCTTTAGAGTTTCTTATGAATTTTATGAAGCCTGCATTAGAGCTGTTAAATATACCCGCAGAAATAGTGCCTTTAGCATTTATTAGACCGATATCCGGTACAGCTGCACTCGGATTAACTTCCGATATAATTGCAACATATGGGCCAGATTCTTTTATCGGAATGTTAGCTGCAACCATGCAAGGAAGTACTGACACGACATTATATGTTTTAACTGTCTATTTTGGTGCAGTGGGAATTAGAAAAATGGGGGATGCATTAAAAGTAGGATTACTTGCAGATCTCGTTGGAATAATTGCAGCAATTGTGATTGTCACATTATTATTTGCATAG